One Podarcis muralis chromosome Z, rPodMur119.hap1.1, whole genome shotgun sequence DNA segment encodes these proteins:
- the LOC144326117 gene encoding tubulin beta-4B chain isoform X2, producing the protein MREIVHLQAGQCGNQIGAKFWEVISDEHGIDPTGTYHGDSDLQLERINVYYNEATGGKYVPRAVLVDLEPGTMDSVRSGPFGQIFRPDNFVFGQSGAGNNWAKGHYTEGAELVDSVLDVVRKEAESCDCLQGFQLTHSLGGGTGSGMGTLLISKIREEYPDRIMNTFSVVPSPKVSDTVVEPYNATLSVHQLVENTDETYCIDNEALYDICFRTLKLTTPTYGDLNHLVSATMSGVTTCLRFPGQLNADLRKLAVNMVPFPRLHFFMPGFAPLTSRGSQQYRALTVPELTQQMFDAKNMMAACDPRHGRYLTVAAVFRGRMSMKEVDEQMLNVQNKNSSYFVEWIPNNVKTAVCDIPPRGLKMSATFIGNSTAIQELFKRISEQFTAMFRRKAFLHWYTGEGMDEMEFTEAESNMNDLVSEYQQYQDATAEEEGEFEEEAEEEAA; encoded by the exons TTCTGGGAGGTGATCTCGGACGAGCACGGGATCGACCCGACCGGCACCTACCACGGAGACAGCGACCTCCAGCTAGAGAGGATCAACGTCTACTACAACGAGGCCACCG GTGGGAAATATGTCCCCCGCGCCGTCCTGGTTGACCTCGAACCCGGCACCATGGACTCGGTCCGCTCCGGACCTTTCGGACAGATCTTCCGACCCGACAATTTCGTCTTCG GCCAGAGCGGCGCCGGCAACAACTGGGCCAAGGGCCACTACACGGAGGGCGCCGAGCTGGTGGACTCCGTCTTGGACGTGGTCCGCAAGGAGGCCGAGTCCTGCGACTGCCTCCAGGGCTTCCAGCTCACCCACTCTTTGGGCGGCGGCACCGGGTCGGGCATGGGGACCCTCCTGATCTCCAAGATCCGAGAAGAGTACCCCGACCGCATCATGAACACCTTCTCGGTGGTCCCCTCGCCCAAGGTCTCCGACACGGTGGTGGAGCCCTACAACGCCACCTTGTCGGTCCACCAGCTGGTGGAGAACACCGACGAGACCTACTGCATAGACAACGAAGCCCTCTATGATATCTGCTTCAGGACCCTCAAGTTGACCACCCCAACCTATGGAGACCTCAACCACCTGGTGTCCGCCACCATGAGTGGAGTCACCACATGTCTACGTTTCCCGGGTCAACTCAACGCCGACCTCCGCAAGCTGGCGGTCAACATGGTCCCCTTCCCTCGCCTCCACTTCTTCATGCCGGGCTTCGCCCCCTTGACCAGTAGAGGTAGTCAACAATATAGGGCCTTGACCGTCCCCGAGTTGACCCAGCAGATGTTTGACGCCAAGAACATGATGGCCGCCTGCGACCCGCGTCATGGACGCTACCTCACGGTGGCCGCGGTCTTCAGAGGAAGGATGTCCATGAAGGAGGTGGACGAGCAGATGCTCAACGTCCAGAACAAGAACTCCTCCTACTTCGTGGAGTGGATCCCCAACAACGTGAAGACCGCCGTGTGTGACATCCCACCGAGGGGGCTCAAGATGTCCGCCACCTTCATCGGCAACTCCACCGCCATCCAGGAGCTCTTCAAGAGGATCTCGGAGCAGTTCACCGCCATGTTCAGGAGGAAGGCCTTCCTCCACTGGTACACAGGAGAAGGCATGGACGAGATGGAGTTCACCGAGGCCGAGAGCAACATGAACGACCTGGTCTCGGAGTACCAGCAGTACCAGGACGCCACCGCcgaggaggagggggagtttgAGGAGGAGGCCGAGGAGGAGGCCGCCTAG
- the LOC144326117 gene encoding tubulin beta chain isoform X1, with product MGTLLISKIREEYPDRIMNTFSVVPSPKVSDTVVEPYNATLSVHQLVENTDETYCIDNEALYDICFRTLKLTTPTYGDLNHLVSATMSGVTTCLRFPGQLNADLRKLAVNMVPFPRLHFFMPGFAPLTSRGSQQYRALTVPELTQQMFDAKNMMAACDPRHGRYLTVAAVFRGRMSMKEVDEQMLNVQNKNSSYFVEWIPNNVKTAVCDIPPRGLKMSATFIGNSTAIQELFKRISEQFTAMFRRKAFLHWYTGRLGGPRTTTTASFREAPPFR from the exons ATGGGGACCCTCCTGATCTCCAAGATCCGAGAAGAGTACCCCGACCGCATCATGAACACCTTCTCGGTGGTCCCCTCGCCCAAGGTCTCCGACACGGTGGTGGAGCCCTACAACGCCACCTTGTCGGTCCACCAGCTGGTGGAGAACACCGACGAGACCTACTGCATAGACAACGAAGCCCTCTATGATATCTGCTTCAGGACCCTCAAGTTGACCACCCCAACCTATGGAGACCTCAACCACCTGGTGTCCGCCACCATGAGTGGAGTCACCACATGTCTACGTTTCCCGGGTCAACTCAACGCCGACCTCCGCAAGCTGGCGGTCAACATGGTCCCCTTCCCTCGCCTCCACTTCTTCATGCCGGGCTTCGCCCCCTTGACCAGTAGAGGTAGTCAACAATATAGGGCCTTGACCGTCCCCGAGTTGACCCAGCAGATGTTTGACGCCAAGAACATGATGGCCGCCTGCGACCCGCGTCATGGACGCTACCTCACGGTGGCCGCGGTCTTCAGAGGAAGGATGTCCATGAAGGAGGTGGACGAGCAGATGCTCAACGTCCAGAACAAGAACTCCTCCTACTTCGTGGAGTGGATCCCCAACAACGTGAAGACCGCCGTGTGTGACATCCCACCGAGGGGGCTCAAGATGTCCGCCACCTTCATCGGCAACTCCACCGCCATCCAGGAGCTCTTCAAGAGGATCTCGGAGCAGTTCACCGCCATGTTCAGGAGGAAGGCCTTCCTCCACTGGTACACAGG CCGCCTAGGAGGACCCAGAACTACCACAACCGCCAGTTTTCGAGAAGCCCCACCCTTCCGTTGA
- the LOC144326203 gene encoding ciliary microtubule inner protein 2A-like: MDAPNLIQRKAISGYTGYIPRFPWIMGENYTAGVKDAMDEFDRNQEMLRSPMYSFGKRLPSTYWPNNQIYTSGGLMPFYTGFVPTIRDNYAQT; encoded by the exons ATGGACGCCCCCAACCTGATCCAGAGGAAGGCCATTTCCG GCTACACCGGCTACATCCCGCGCTTCCCCTGGATCATGGGAGAAAACTACACCGCCGGGGTCAAGGACGCCATGGACGAGTTCGACCGCAACCAG GAAATGCTGAGGAGTCCAATGTACAGCTTTGGGAAGCGGCTGCCCAGCACCTATTGGCCGAACAACCAGATTTACACCAGCGGAGGATTAATGCCTTTCTATACGGGTTTCGTGCCGA cCATCCGGGACAACTACGCCcagacc